From the genome of Proteus vulgaris, one region includes:
- a CDS encoding GDCCVxC domain-containing (seleno)protein, with protein MSNNQINLMSEITCPHCHTKKMETMPTDACQWFYECTHCHALLKPLEGDCCVFCSYGTVPCPPIQEAKLSGKTSCCCQHESK; from the coding sequence ATGTCAAATAATCAGATTAACTTGATGTCAGAAATCACTTGCCCGCATTGTCATACGAAAAAAATGGAAACAATGCCAACGGATGCTTGCCAATGGTTTTATGAATGCACACATTGTCATGCTTTATTAAAACCCCTTGAAGGAGACTGTTGTGTATTTTGTTCTTATGGAACAGTACCTTGCCCACCTATTCAAGAAGCCAAATTATCTGGGAAAACATCATGTTGTTGCCAACATGAGAGCAAATAA
- a CDS encoding fused DSP-PTPase phosphatase/NAD kinase-like protein: protein MDIKSTNDIRYLKFLFIVCFFLLVGCNSRPTDILVPPENFYQVSEKVYRSGQPTPGEMKWLETQGIKTIINLREYHSDNDDVKNTQLEAFQVKMNAGRITDEDIIAVLRKIKSTSGAVVVHCWHGSDRTGTIIAMYRLIFKNWTKEQAITELRKKEYGYHELFFPNIVQYLEEVDISAIKQQVFD, encoded by the coding sequence ATGGATATAAAATCAACTAATGATATTCGCTATTTAAAATTTTTATTTATTGTTTGTTTTTTTCTGCTGGTGGGATGTAATTCAAGGCCAACTGATATTCTTGTGCCGCCTGAAAACTTTTACCAAGTTTCAGAAAAAGTTTATCGTTCAGGGCAACCAACGCCGGGTGAGATGAAATGGTTGGAAACCCAAGGCATAAAGACGATTATTAATTTACGTGAATATCATAGTGATAATGATGATGTAAAGAACACGCAACTAGAAGCTTTTCAAGTAAAAATGAACGCAGGTAGAATAACGGATGAGGATATTATTGCGGTATTGCGCAAAATAAAAAGTACGTCTGGGGCAGTCGTGGTGCATTGTTGGCATGGTAGTGATCGTACAGGAACTATCATAGCAATGTATCGGTTAATCTTCAAAAATTGGACAAAAGAGCAAGCAATTACTGAATTAAGAAAAAAAGAGTATGGCTATCATGAGCTTTTTTTCCCTAATATTGTTCAGTATTTAGAAGAAGTGGATATTTCAGCAATAAAACAACAAGTATTCGATTAA
- a CDS encoding AlpA family transcriptional regulator yields MSLLSEGSLRPKKSRLIRMPDVISLTGLSRSSIYFKMKKKEFPPKIQIGERSIAWLEADIYEWINDKLTKGKNNDK; encoded by the coding sequence ATGAGCTTATTATCTGAGGGTAGCCTTCGCCCTAAAAAAAGTAGGCTAATAAGGATGCCAGATGTTATTTCACTAACAGGCTTATCTCGTTCTTCCATTTATTTCAAAATGAAGAAGAAAGAATTTCCACCCAAAATACAAATAGGTGAACGCTCTATCGCTTGGCTTGAAGCAGATATATATGAATGGATTAATGACAAATTAACAAAAGGAAAAAATAATGATAAATGA
- a CDS encoding P2 family phage major capsid protein, whose protein sequence is MSYIAPQGARVFHENFTHGVKYLSSARRYFSLSEPSTNLIRVALMDSNWLINQLTLADVDEAKGDTVNLGDNSLHTGREVESRFYKNVAFAGTPFALEEVDTCCSLTYQQLSLICNSGSGDDDHINKSMSDYMSKAVALDMLRIGFNGHFCNYPTNPQKFPKGQDVNIGWHEIAKTTNDGAQIITDKITLGKDGKFPNLDALVNYLIMQKIPEEYREDPRLVVLVGAELAGMYRTSLFNGANSPSDLNASQKMLSTVAGRLAIVPPFMPGRRIVVTRLDNLHIYTQTGSRRFRAEFVDDRSAYEHSYLRNEGYGLGDINLYASIDESAIEIEEGVYSL, encoded by the coding sequence ATGTCTTATATTGCACCTCAGGGCGCAAGGGTTTTTCACGAGAATTTCACCCATGGCGTAAAGTATTTATCTTCAGCGCGTCGTTATTTTTCATTATCAGAACCGTCAACAAATTTAATTCGTGTTGCGTTGATGGATTCTAATTGGTTGATTAATCAATTAACGCTTGCTGATGTTGATGAAGCTAAAGGGGATACCGTTAATTTAGGGGACAATTCACTGCATACTGGGCGAGAAGTTGAAAGCCGTTTCTATAAAAATGTTGCCTTTGCAGGAACACCTTTTGCACTAGAGGAAGTAGACACTTGCTGTTCGCTCACGTATCAACAATTATCTTTAATTTGCAATAGTGGTAGTGGAGATGATGACCATATCAATAAATCCATGTCCGATTATATGTCAAAAGCGGTTGCTTTAGATATGTTACGCATTGGCTTTAATGGTCACTTTTGTAACTATCCGACCAATCCGCAAAAATTCCCTAAAGGGCAAGATGTTAATATCGGTTGGCATGAAATCGCCAAAACCACGAATGATGGTGCTCAAATTATTACTGACAAAATTACCTTAGGTAAGGATGGAAAATTTCCTAATTTAGATGCGTTGGTGAATTACCTCATTATGCAAAAAATTCCCGAAGAATACCGCGAAGACCCTCGCTTAGTGGTACTTGTGGGCGCTGAATTAGCAGGCATGTATCGCACATCCTTATTTAATGGTGCTAACAGCCCATCCGATTTAAATGCCAGTCAAAAAATGCTCAGTACCGTTGCAGGTCGTCTTGCTATTGTTCCCCCCTTTATGCCTGGGCGACGCATTGTTGTTACTCGTCTTGATAATTTGCATATCTACACACAAACAGGAAGCCGTCGCTTTAGAGCTGAGTTTGTTGATGACCGTTCAGCCTATGAGCATAGCTATTTACGTAACGAGGGTTATGGCTTAGGTGATATCAATTTGTATGCTTCGATTGATGAAAGTGCCATTGAGATTGAGGAAGGAGTCTATTCCTTATGA
- a CDS encoding GPO family capsid scaffolding protein, which translates to MSDKSTSQLTTGWICVATAGLTSMDDREIEAEWLTDIAEYYDPSYYTALIWEEHNRNLDNLGEVLDAKVDIVDGETKLYVRLRPNGKLLNYNEKGQKLFCSIEVEDDFQGRGIFYLGGLAVTDSPASVGTDRLQFSINRAHFSRRKRKLSLSSPSVFHLDKGLKQSKNLWFSAISAG; encoded by the coding sequence ATGAGTGATAAAAGCACATCACAATTAACAACCGGTTGGATTTGTGTCGCAACAGCGGGACTCACGAGTATGGATGACCGTGAAATTGAGGCGGAATGGCTAACTGATATTGCCGAGTATTACGATCCCAGTTATTACACCGCGTTAATTTGGGAAGAGCATAACCGTAATCTGGATAATCTAGGCGAAGTGCTCGATGCCAAAGTGGATATCGTTGACGGTGAAACAAAACTCTATGTTCGTTTAAGACCAAATGGAAAACTACTGAATTACAACGAAAAAGGACAAAAGCTATTTTGTTCAATCGAAGTAGAAGACGATTTTCAAGGCAGAGGGATTTTTTATTTAGGTGGACTTGCCGTCACTGATAGCCCCGCCAGTGTAGGAACGGATAGGCTTCAATTTAGTATCAATCGGGCACATTTTTCCCGAAGAAAACGTAAGTTGAGTTTAAGTTCACCTTCCGTTTTTCATTTAGATAAAGGTTTGAAGCAATCCAAAAATCTCTGGTTTTCCGCTATCTCTGCGGGTTAA
- a CDS encoding host cell division inhibitor Icd-like protein, translated as MYKATIDATCVFFYVVDNAYLMANCAYTDSMVALLEHPKGWLVTLYTSISTSDNVTAPIERGNSCGDSFTKYKEIIIMMAIPTLTQFKFLFLSVKRADTTAKPCRLEVTASNEHDARLSLSRDYVLSFAGQIPLHTRGNAQ; from the coding sequence ATGTACAAGGCGACAATAGACGCCACATGCGTCTTTTTTTATGTCGTTGATAATGCCTACCTTATGGCGAATTGCGCCTATACAGATTCTATGGTGGCGTTATTGGAGCACCCGAAAGGGTGGCTGGTTACCTTGTACACCAGTATTTCCACCTCTGATAACGTCACCGCCCCTATTGAGCGTGGAAACTCTTGCGGTGACTCCTTTACCAAGTACAAGGAGATCATCATCATGATGGCTATCCCTACCCTAACTCAATTTAAATTCCTCTTTTTGAGCGTTAAACGCGCAGATACCACGGCTAAACCTTGTCGTTTGGAAGTAACAGCATCTAATGAACATGATGCCCGTTTGTCTCTCTCTCGTGATTATGTTTTGTCATTTGCGGGGCAAATTCCTCTGCACACAAGAGGGAATGCACAATGA
- a CDS encoding DUF927 domain-containing protein, with product MTQTHFSAETSSVTDIVKASQGRWLYILANLGITVPDNHKHGACPKCGGKDRFRFDDKNGKGTWFCNQCGHGDGLDLVKLVTGKETKTACQEVNKIILLPAFKEIAPTPVKNVSAKKGIEHYEKIKAFCSLGESQYLINKGLSNHQCLITRQQYTQGEFSFPVGSLLLPLVDTDSVIKGGQLISLNGEKSLLSGSTLSGSFIIVRQPEKKPLEQIVITEGFATGLSLSKCLDALIVASVSATNLVKVAQQLRAQYPDAKIIIAGDNDFVDGKDNTGKMWAERAGKAVDGWVTLPPTHYKADWDDFRQENSLEKLKEAFFEEMTYYGKDRTRLPQGFRLTQEYLWFDKQITKSDGDIEVRNIKISSPIKVTAITCDADGSNYGRLLEWEDTYGNCRKWAMPMEMLSGSGEELRRVLLVNGLSYINISGQARAHLMEYISLCRPERKVTCVNKTGWHGNVYVLQDEVVGNGADSVILQTSSVQGKDFRVSGTSEQWREHIGKYCVGNARLTFSVSLAFASPLLRLAGVGGGGYHLKGESTDGKTTTMKVASSVCGGTDYWYTWRATGNALEGTACRRNDATLMLDEIREVDGREAGNIAYMLANGQGKARAKTDGSVRETNRWNLLFLSTGELSLVEHASNAGERTYAGVEVRMIQIPSDSGKYGVFEDLHHFTSGKAIAEYLEHAVTRYHGTPFRDWLKYITNNLSDVSNTAKALLKEYTTRLMPENAGNQVGRAITRFALVAMAGEMATRAGITGWKEGEAFISAKKCLSAWMKERGHTANQEDMTALEQVSDFISRHQFSRFADWYDEYSRPASMMGFRRVEKDTGNGESSITFYVLPTAWKEICKGFDARKVVRLCVEKGWLETGKDGKPQTSIRLPEIGVKRVYIFNSEVLGCSEIE from the coding sequence ATGACTCAGACTCATTTTTCAGCAGAAACCTCCTCTGTCACCGATATTGTGAAAGCGTCACAAGGGCGCTGGCTCTATATCCTAGCGAATCTCGGTATTACCGTACCTGATAACCATAAACACGGTGCTTGTCCTAAATGTGGAGGTAAAGACCGATTTCGTTTTGATGATAAGAACGGCAAAGGCACATGGTTTTGTAACCAATGCGGACACGGTGATGGGTTAGATTTAGTCAAATTAGTAACAGGGAAAGAGACGAAAACAGCGTGTCAGGAAGTGAATAAAATTATTTTATTACCCGCATTTAAAGAAATAGCGCCAACTCCCGTGAAGAACGTTAGCGCTAAGAAAGGCATTGAACATTATGAAAAAATAAAAGCCTTTTGTTCTTTGGGCGAAAGCCAATATTTAATCAATAAAGGGTTATCAAACCATCAATGCTTAATAACTCGCCAACAGTATACACAGGGTGAGTTTAGCTTTCCAGTAGGCTCTTTATTGCTTCCGTTGGTTGATACCGATTCGGTGATTAAAGGCGGGCAACTGATTAGCCTAAACGGTGAAAAAAGTCTGTTATCAGGCTCAACCCTTTCAGGCTCTTTTATTATCGTTCGCCAGCCAGAGAAGAAGCCTTTAGAGCAAATCGTTATCACAGAAGGCTTTGCCACGGGATTAAGTCTCTCAAAATGCCTTGATGCGTTGATTGTGGCGAGTGTTTCCGCGACTAACTTAGTGAAAGTCGCTCAACAGCTACGGGCGCAATACCCTGACGCGAAGATAATTATCGCAGGGGATAATGACTTTGTGGATGGTAAAGACAACACGGGAAAAATGTGGGCGGAGCGTGCAGGGAAAGCGGTTGACGGATGGGTGACATTACCGCCAACGCACTATAAAGCCGATTGGGATGATTTCCGACAAGAAAATAGTCTTGAAAAGCTCAAAGAAGCGTTCTTTGAGGAAATGACGTATTACGGCAAAGACCGTACCCGTTTACCGCAAGGTTTTCGTCTCACGCAAGAATATCTGTGGTTTGATAAACAAATCACTAAATCAGACGGTGATATCGAAGTCAGAAACATCAAAATCAGCAGTCCAATAAAAGTTACTGCGATTACGTGTGATGCCGATGGGAGTAACTACGGACGCTTATTGGAATGGGAAGACACTTACGGTAACTGTCGTAAATGGGCAATGCCGATGGAGATGTTAAGTGGAAGTGGGGAAGAGTTACGCCGTGTACTTTTGGTGAACGGATTATCTTATATCAATATCTCAGGACAGGCGCGCGCCCATTTAATGGAGTATATCTCCCTTTGTCGCCCAGAAAGAAAAGTCACCTGTGTAAATAAAACGGGTTGGCATGGCAATGTGTACGTTCTGCAAGATGAAGTGGTCGGCAACGGGGCGGACTCGGTAATTTTACAAACGTCTAGCGTTCAGGGTAAAGACTTTAGAGTCTCAGGCACAAGCGAACAATGGCGTGAGCATATTGGTAAATATTGTGTCGGTAATGCCCGCCTTACCTTTTCGGTGAGCCTTGCCTTTGCTTCCCCTTTATTACGGTTAGCAGGTGTAGGCGGTGGCGGTTATCACTTAAAAGGTGAATCCACAGACGGTAAAACAACCACAATGAAAGTGGCATCGTCAGTGTGTGGCGGTACGGATTATTGGTATACATGGCGTGCTACGGGGAATGCCCTTGAAGGAACGGCTTGCCGTCGTAATGATGCCACGTTGATGTTAGATGAAATTAGGGAAGTAGACGGACGCGAAGCGGGTAACATTGCTTATATGCTGGCAAACGGACAAGGAAAAGCCCGCGCCAAAACAGACGGCAGTGTCCGTGAGACCAACCGTTGGAATCTCTTATTCCTATCAACAGGGGAACTCTCGCTTGTTGAACACGCCTCAAACGCAGGTGAACGCACTTATGCGGGGGTTGAAGTGCGGATGATACAAATTCCGAGTGACTCAGGTAAATACGGTGTTTTTGAAGACTTACACCACTTTACCAGTGGTAAAGCGATTGCCGAATACCTTGAACATGCCGTCACACGCTATCACGGAACGCCCTTTCGTGATTGGCTCAAATACATCACTAACAATTTATCTGATGTGTCGAATACCGCTAAAGCCTTATTGAAAGAGTACACCACAAGATTGATGCCTGAAAATGCAGGAAATCAAGTGGGTCGTGCCATTACACGCTTTGCGTTAGTAGCTATGGCGGGAGAAATGGCCACGCGTGCAGGTATTACAGGCTGGAAAGAAGGCGAAGCGTTTATATCGGCGAAGAAATGCTTATCCGCATGGATGAAAGAGCGCGGGCACACGGCAAATCAGGAAGATATGACCGCATTGGAGCAAGTCAGTGATTTTATTTCTCGTCATCAATTTAGCCGTTTTGCGGATTGGTACGATGAATACAGCCGACCTGCAAGCATGATGGGTTTTAGGCGTGTTGAGAAAGACACGGGTAATGGTGAAAGCAGTATCACCTTTTATGTGTTACCCACTGCATGGAAAGAAATATGTAAAGGATTTGATGCCCGTAAAGTAGTGCGTTTGTGTGTTGAAAAAGGGTGGCTTGAAACGGGTAAAGACGGCAAACCACAGACCAGTATTCGCCTGCCAGAAATAGGCGTTAAACGGGTTTATATCTTTAATAGCGAAGTTTTAGGTTGTTCCGAAATAGAGTAA
- a CDS encoding ogr/Delta-like zinc finger family protein, whose amino-acid sequence MKLIKVLCPACSAKAKIHYIKMKGENNDPELYCACNDLECGMTFVLDVTFSHTLNPSKLTQSSPSIEQGENSHVI is encoded by the coding sequence GTGAAATTAATAAAAGTGCTTTGTCCTGCATGTTCAGCAAAAGCGAAGATCCATTACATTAAAATGAAAGGCGAAAATAATGACCCTGAATTGTATTGTGCTTGTAATGACTTGGAGTGTGGCATGACGTTTGTTTTAGATGTCACTTTTTCACACACATTGAATCCCAGTAAATTAACACAATCTAGTCCTTCCATTGAACAAGGAGAAAATAGTCATGTTATTTAA
- the kwaA gene encoding anti-phage protein KwaA, whose protein sequence is MSDESKKNKERTRRKIDLYILSLAILFVFFIFITGKIPICFSSQCEFIGFLELLKINVVPIVCILLLMYASYAYLRFKYDTKRSVELPVEIIKIDKINYEHLTFLATYIIPLITFDFEKERYILVLAALLIIMGIIYIKTDLFYANPSLALLGFNIYKVNIKIGKNDIKECVIVITRKKLKIKDKISYIVLDDRVYYSGD, encoded by the coding sequence ATGAGTGATGAATCAAAAAAAAATAAGGAGAGAACAAGAAGAAAAATAGATTTATATATCTTATCTCTTGCTATTTTGTTTGTTTTTTTTATTTTTATTACAGGTAAAATACCTATATGCTTCTCATCACAATGTGAGTTTATTGGTTTTTTAGAATTATTAAAAATTAATGTCGTCCCTATTGTTTGCATACTTTTATTGATGTATGCATCCTACGCATATTTAAGGTTTAAATATGATACAAAACGATCTGTTGAACTTCCTGTCGAAATTATAAAGATAGATAAAATCAACTATGAACATTTAACTTTTTTGGCGACATATATAATACCGTTGATAACTTTTGACTTTGAAAAAGAACGCTATATTCTAGTTTTAGCTGCATTATTAATAATTATGGGTATTATTTATATAAAAACAGATCTTTTTTATGCTAACCCTTCTTTAGCATTATTAGGTTTTAATATCTATAAAGTTAATATAAAGATAGGTAAGAATGATATAAAGGAATGTGTAATAGTTATAACTCGTAAAAAATTAAAAATAAAAGATAAAATTAGTTATATAGTACTTGATGATAGGGTTTATTATTCTGGTGATTAA